The genomic region CTTGCCTCTActtctcaacccctccaagcaTTTGCTTCACAAATAGAAACCAGAAGTGGATGATGCGATATGGGGTGGCACGGGAGACATGTGTGTGCCATGCAAATTCCCCGCATAAACCGCTCACAACTTGCCCTGATCAGCCAATCAACCTACACCATGATGGTGGGATTGGTTGGAGGGGCAGGACAGAAGCAGAGGATTGCGGGGGAAACTGGACGGACGGCTAcgtccccctcaaccacacGCACTCGAGACATCCAACCTGGGCCAGTCAAGTTTGACTGTCCCATGGATGCAGTGCCGAGAGCCAGAAAGAAACGGCAAGTAAGCAGCATCATGCAGGTTGGCTGTGAGGAGGGGCGGCTgggatgttggagaggggaagCTACCTTGTCTTGGCTACCTGCTTCGACAGTATGCGAGGGTGGTGTGCGTCTCGCCTCGATCAAGTCGTGGGTTCGCGCGGTTTTCTGTGTCAAATAGACCCGTAGACCCAGAGGTGCGTGCATTTGGCATTTTGCGCATTCACCCGGCGATAACGGACCAGGTTGTCCTCCTACATCTCAAGCTGAGGTCTATCGTGATACCACAGACTGCCCGGCAGTTCAAGATGAGATACCTGCCCAAAGTCGCGCTTGCGACAATAGCCTCCTCCCTATTCCTACCACCAGCTTTCTCCCTCCCACAAGCTGGATCAGTCCCCGACGCCGCCCCTCTCCCCTGGGtgaccatcaacccccaaggCGACGCCGtaaccatcatccccaaagtCATCACCACTGAAGGCCACCgcgccaccctctccaacccgcCCGCCCACCTCATCTCCACCGCAACCTATACCCTATCCCCCGACGGCCGTCTCTCAACCTACACCGGCCTCGCCCCAGTAGCAACCGCCACAACCAAccccgacaacaacaacaacaacaacactgacgacgacgacgacgacgaatccgccgccttcctcgcctgccaATCCGACAAAGGCCACGACGAGCCCTTCTGCCTCCCCCGCCGcggctcctccctcatcgccggGCGCACATATTACAGTCTgttccctcctctccccccacATCAGTTGGATACCCAAATGCCTAACTCACCACAGTAACCTGGTCTCCCTCCTACTTCTCCccccaatcaacccccctcaccctccacatcttcttttcctcctcttctttgtCTCAACAAACAGGCATCAAtctcacccccatccccatccccgcctCGGTCGGCTTCTACGCCTGGACCATCCCCCTCAAtttccccaccacctcccccatctccttcgCCCTCCAGCacaacgacaccaccaccgaggaagCAAACGACATCGTCACCGTTTCCGGCCCGACAGTCAACGTCTTTTCCTCCGATCCCAACCCTGAACCATCAGCCTCGGGGGTTGGCAACGGGACCAACCACCTGGCTATTGTCCTCCCTATTGTCATCATTGCCATCTTGATCGGGCTGGCAgggttttgcttcttgttccGTCGTCGAAAGGGGAGGTGGCCTGTGATTGGCGAGAGGGCGAGGTCATCAGGGAGTGGGTATACCGGacagggagggaggagggtgcaAGAGGAccaggttggagggggggtggtgacggggGATAACAAATCCGAGACCAACATTGGGGTGGAGCTCACCGATCGGGACAGCTGGTCGCCTACCTCGCCCAACTCGCCGAGCAGAGGGAGGAATGTGTttagggaggaggtggagaggcaggagaggttggctagggggggttgaggtgggtAAACGCAAACACGGCACAAAAAGCCTAGCAGCAGTAAAGTAGGTCGAGATGTGATTAGTTTTAGTTGCATAACAGCTCTGTAGAGCATAGGTATTTTGTTCATCGTGGTGGGATCAGCAATTACAAAGATGCTAAGGTATGTCCAGGTGGCCGACCAGTCCGCTTTGACGGTTGGACCAAATATATGTGGCGTGTAAAAAGCGGCCAGAGATGGGGGAacctgcctcctcctccaatgCCAAATGATCTAGAATGCAGAAAGCTGAAGAACCCATTCCATCCGTCCGTCCGGTCATGCAAAATCGATGGATATGATGCTCCTTGTGCAGTAtaatccccctccccgccccaaAAAACTCCCTGCCTCCTTTGCCCCATGTTAGCAGACCGTGACCTCCATCCATTACATCCAGCCTCGTAGGTATTCAAGAAA from Podospora bellae-mahoneyi strain CBS 112042 chromosome 4, whole genome shotgun sequence harbors:
- a CDS encoding hypothetical protein (EggNog:ENOG503PPZH; COG:S), translating into MRYLPKVALATIASSLFLPPAFSLPQAGSVPDAAPLPWVTINPQGDAVTIIPKVITTEGHRATLSNPPAHLISTATYTLSPDGRLSTYTGLAPVATATTNPDNNNNNNTDDDDDDESAAFLACQSDKGHDEPFCLPRRGSSLIAGRTYYITWSPSYFSPQSTPLTLHIFFSSSSLSQQTGINLTPIPIPASVGFYAWTIPLNFPTTSPISFALQHNDTTTEEANDIVTVSGPTVNVFSSDPNPEPSASGVGNGTNHLAIVLPIVIIAILIGLAGFCFLFRRRKGRWPVIGERARSSGSGYTGQGGRRVQEDQVGGGVVTGDNKSETNIGVELTDRDSWSPTSPNSPSRGRNVFREEVERQERLARGG